One part of the Microbulbifer sp. THAF38 genome encodes these proteins:
- a CDS encoding TonB-dependent receptor, with translation MMHDVGSTVKNRQFKLSILSGAIAFLTAVSAGVQAAEIEEVVVTAQKRAENLQEVPIAISAFTGDNIKESGVKNLTDLGRYTPGVEMHNDTALQPTYSIRGIQTNDWTVGSDPAVAVYVDGVYTGRGAGAEIPLTDIERVEVLKGPQGTLFGRNATGGAIHIITTKPQADNSVELNLTAGNYGRQSSDLLFNRQLTDTLYARFSASTNRRDPFADNLAGGFSVGDQDTQTYRASVLWEPAEDIEVLWRADYGVMDQGSALRTTIVPSLKGETDVFGDYALDTPTIEDRDSFGTSLTVSKDFDNFTFTSITAYRKFDAHLQQDEDGTANPDHMFGSANTDDQSQFSQEFRLNGATDTVKWTLGASYSQEELDHTTYAYFTTGSVESFAVYEGVKALYPDLTQTEQEDLAVINRQYFESMGLEGAASATFVYDLMLQSGQVDELLFALGAPDYVTGSMLKADQVVGQMMAGFQPWIASDAPWNESVRNTGDYRSTAIYGDMTWGITDKMDLTVGARYTYDKKDFTIQTAYGNSIPLSLSGGEVDLLDEDGNKVGSIALPAIDLGSERFGIAFYNNGQTELNSKLSDSWSDISGRIVLDYRWTDEMMTFISLADGFKAGGFNSLNFGPGVESSFDQEDVVNLEVGLKSNLFDNRVRLNASVYTYEYKNLQELDLVGYPIPSYNLRNADAEGTGAEIEVQWAATDSLFIAGNYSYLDTEFTDYQIITAIGETEEDSKVGQARVSTPESKFNLMAEYTFDLASGGELVFRGDYNWTDERIGSITDRTRIVDDYQLFNLRAAWNSDSDNYSVALWVQNLTDEEIAGGYGGTGAAIGASPAWRFMPRMYGADFTARF, from the coding sequence ATGATGCACGATGTTGGTAGCACCGTAAAAAACCGTCAATTTAAACTCTCCATCCTCTCTGGGGCTATAGCTTTCCTCACCGCTGTGAGTGCTGGCGTTCAAGCCGCGGAAATCGAGGAGGTCGTGGTGACAGCGCAGAAGCGCGCGGAAAACCTGCAGGAAGTACCCATCGCGATTTCTGCGTTTACCGGGGACAATATAAAAGAGTCCGGTGTCAAAAATCTGACGGACCTGGGGCGATATACGCCAGGCGTAGAGATGCATAACGATACCGCCTTGCAGCCAACCTATAGTATCCGCGGTATTCAAACCAACGATTGGACTGTGGGATCTGACCCGGCTGTTGCTGTCTATGTGGACGGCGTTTACACCGGCCGCGGTGCCGGTGCCGAAATCCCCCTGACAGATATCGAAAGGGTAGAGGTTCTAAAAGGTCCACAGGGTACGCTGTTTGGGCGCAATGCCACTGGCGGGGCCATTCATATTATTACAACCAAGCCTCAGGCAGATAATTCGGTTGAGCTCAACCTCACCGCTGGTAACTACGGGCGCCAATCATCCGATCTGCTTTTCAATCGCCAGCTGACCGATACTTTATATGCCCGTTTCTCTGCATCCACTAACCGCCGCGATCCTTTTGCAGATAACTTGGCGGGTGGTTTCTCCGTAGGAGATCAGGACACCCAGACCTACCGGGCATCGGTTTTATGGGAGCCCGCAGAGGATATCGAGGTTCTATGGCGTGCTGATTATGGTGTTATGGACCAAGGCAGTGCTTTGCGCACAACCATCGTGCCAAGTCTGAAAGGGGAGACCGATGTATTTGGGGACTACGCTCTCGATACACCCACGATTGAAGATAGGGATTCTTTCGGTACCTCTCTGACGGTGAGTAAAGATTTCGATAATTTTACCTTCACCTCGATTACCGCTTATCGAAAATTTGATGCGCACTTGCAGCAGGATGAAGATGGTACCGCCAATCCAGATCATATGTTTGGGTCTGCCAATACCGATGACCAGAGTCAGTTCTCGCAAGAATTCCGACTCAATGGTGCTACCGATACGGTTAAATGGACTCTGGGGGCCTCTTATTCTCAAGAAGAGTTGGACCATACGACTTACGCCTATTTCACTACCGGTTCTGTTGAATCCTTTGCTGTGTATGAAGGGGTTAAAGCGCTCTATCCAGATCTGACTCAGACAGAGCAGGAGGACCTGGCGGTTATTAATCGGCAGTATTTTGAGTCGATGGGGCTAGAGGGCGCCGCTAGTGCGACTTTTGTCTACGACCTGATGTTGCAAAGTGGTCAGGTGGATGAGCTGTTATTTGCCTTGGGTGCGCCAGACTATGTCACAGGCAGCATGCTTAAAGCAGATCAGGTTGTAGGGCAGATGATGGCGGGTTTCCAGCCTTGGATAGCCTCCGATGCGCCCTGGAATGAGAGTGTGCGCAACACCGGTGATTATCGCTCCACAGCGATCTATGGTGATATGACTTGGGGTATCACCGATAAGATGGATCTCACGGTAGGTGCTCGCTACACCTACGATAAAAAAGATTTCACTATCCAAACCGCCTATGGCAACAGCATTCCCCTGTCACTGTCTGGCGGAGAAGTTGATCTCCTAGATGAAGATGGCAATAAGGTTGGCAGTATAGCGCTACCAGCAATTGACTTGGGCTCAGAGCGTTTCGGCATTGCCTTCTACAACAATGGTCAAACTGAGCTTAATTCCAAGTTGAGCGACAGTTGGAGTGATATTTCCGGCCGCATCGTGCTCGACTATCGCTGGACGGACGAGATGATGACCTTTATCTCCCTGGCGGATGGTTTTAAAGCCGGTGGATTTAACAGTCTTAACTTTGGTCCGGGCGTTGAGTCGTCTTTCGATCAGGAAGATGTGGTCAATCTGGAAGTGGGCCTGAAGAGCAATCTGTTCGACAACCGCGTACGCTTGAATGCATCCGTCTACACCTACGAGTACAAAAACTTACAGGAGCTGGACTTGGTCGGTTACCCAATCCCCAGCTACAACCTAAGAAATGCTGATGCGGAAGGTACTGGTGCCGAGATAGAGGTGCAGTGGGCCGCTACCGATAGCCTGTTTATTGCCGGTAACTACTCCTACCTGGACACCGAATTCACGGACTACCAGATAATAACGGCTATTGGCGAAACCGAGGAGGACTCCAAGGTCGGTCAGGCCAGGGTTTCCACCCCTGAGAGCAAATTCAACCTGATGGCAGAGTATACCTTTGACTTGGCTTCTGGTGGGGAGCTCGTATTCCGGGGGGATTACAACTGGACCGATGAACGGATTGGCTCTATCACCGATAGAACCCGCATAGTGGATGATTATCAATTATTTAACTTGCGAGCAGCCTGGAACAGTGACTCTGATAACTATTCGGTAGCTCTTTGGGTGCAGAACTTAACTGATGAAGAAATAGCCGGTGGTTATGGCGGTACCGGCGCTGCGATCGGGGCTAGCCCTGCATGGCGCTTTATGCCGAGGATGTACGGTGCAGATTTTACTGCACGATTTTAA
- the cysG gene encoding siroheme synthase CysG, which produces MRYLPLAFDIKDRPSLIVGGGSIATRKARLLHKAGAQIWVVSPNITEELQQIVVDSKGQWYREIYSAEYLDLAELVIAATNIPEVNGCVSRDAQKRRLPVNAVDAPELCTFTFPAIVERGDLSIGISSGGAAPVLARRIRAQLEALLSPGIASLVDFASRMRSHVKDALPEARRKNFWEWVFAGPVARRVEAGQLTDAEKEFLSALQDWQGSPNPPGEVYLVGGGPGDPDLLTFRALRLMQQADVVLYDRLVSPEVLDLVRRDAERIYVGKRKAFHAVPQDDINQLLVDLAKQGKKVLRLKGGDPFIFGRGGEEIDKLADASIPFQVVPGITAAAGCASYAGIPLTHRDHAQSVRFITGHLKEGSLDLPWKELASGSQTLVFYMGLTGLEKICAELVHHGLPVSTPAALIEKGTTQAQRVIVGDLSTLPTLAHEKAVRAPTLTIIGGVVSLHEKLSWYQPG; this is translated from the coding sequence GTGCGTTATCTCCCGCTTGCATTCGATATAAAAGATCGCCCCAGCCTGATCGTTGGAGGTGGCTCCATAGCCACACGTAAGGCTCGTCTGTTGCACAAGGCGGGGGCTCAAATATGGGTGGTATCCCCGAATATCACTGAAGAGTTACAACAGATAGTGGTTGATTCCAAAGGACAGTGGTATCGGGAAATCTATTCTGCTGAGTATTTGGATCTGGCCGAGTTGGTCATCGCTGCCACAAATATTCCTGAGGTCAATGGCTGTGTATCCAGGGATGCGCAGAAGCGCCGCTTGCCAGTGAATGCTGTAGATGCTCCGGAACTTTGTACTTTTACCTTTCCGGCGATTGTTGAACGCGGCGATCTCTCTATCGGAATCAGTAGTGGTGGGGCAGCTCCAGTTCTGGCCCGCCGTATTCGAGCCCAGCTGGAGGCACTACTTTCGCCGGGGATTGCATCACTGGTGGATTTTGCCTCACGAATGCGTTCTCACGTAAAAGATGCACTACCGGAAGCCCGTCGTAAGAATTTCTGGGAGTGGGTCTTTGCCGGTCCTGTTGCCCGCCGGGTGGAGGCGGGTCAGCTGACGGATGCAGAGAAGGAATTTTTGAGCGCTTTGCAAGATTGGCAGGGGAGTCCCAATCCGCCAGGGGAGGTCTATCTGGTTGGCGGTGGGCCGGGAGATCCAGACTTATTGACCTTTCGTGCGCTGCGCTTAATGCAGCAAGCTGACGTAGTGCTCTACGACCGACTGGTTTCCCCTGAGGTTTTGGATCTGGTGCGCAGAGATGCCGAACGTATTTATGTCGGTAAAAGAAAGGCGTTTCATGCCGTACCGCAAGACGACATCAATCAGCTATTGGTCGATTTGGCTAAGCAGGGTAAGAAAGTACTGCGTTTGAAAGGTGGTGACCCCTTTATTTTTGGACGCGGAGGAGAGGAAATCGACAAGCTGGCTGATGCTTCGATACCTTTTCAGGTGGTACCGGGAATAACTGCTGCGGCTGGATGTGCCAGTTATGCGGGTATTCCATTGACCCATCGAGATCATGCACAATCCGTGCGATTTATTACCGGTCACCTCAAGGAGGGAAGTCTCGACCTGCCATGGAAAGAACTGGCCTCTGGCAGCCAGACATTGGTTTTTTACATGGGATTAACGGGACTGGAAAAAATTTGTGCAGAGCTTGTTCATCATGGTCTGCCGGTAAGCACTCCTGCGGCGCTAATTGAAAAGGGCACTACCCAGGCACAAAGAGTGATCGTCGGTGACCTGAGTACATTACCCACACTGGCACATGAAAAAGCCGTACGGGCGCCTACGCTCACCATTATCGGCGGTGTCGTCAGCTTGCATGAAAAACTGAGCTGGTATCAGCCAGGCTAG
- a CDS encoding DUF411 domain-containing protein — translation MFAASLAGIAIAESTGNTAAMVVYKHPLCFCCNKWITHLKENDLETTSVFKVDMQGVKRKWGIPRGMEGCHTAIWHDRYVFEGHVPALHIQKFLASPPEGSVGLIVAGMPIGSPGMEDGEKFEPYNIYLLLKGGDYRLYARIEKPDET, via the coding sequence ATGTTCGCCGCTTCACTGGCTGGTATTGCCATCGCTGAAAGTACAGGTAATACCGCCGCTATGGTTGTCTATAAGCATCCATTGTGTTTTTGTTGTAATAAATGGATTACTCATCTAAAGGAAAATGATTTAGAAACCACCTCGGTTTTTAAAGTGGATATGCAGGGAGTTAAACGTAAGTGGGGTATCCCCAGGGGTATGGAGGGGTGCCATACCGCGATTTGGCATGATAGATACGTCTTTGAAGGGCATGTACCGGCCTTACATATTCAGAAGTTCCTGGCCTCACCTCCCGAGGGGAGTGTGGGGCTGATCGTTGCCGGGATGCCGATTGGTAGCCCCGGTATGGAGGATGGAGAAAAATTTGAGCCCTACAATATTTACTTGCTACTAAAGGGCGGTGATTATCGTCTGTATGCCCGCATTGAAAAGCCTGACGAGACCTAA
- the egtB gene encoding ergothioneine biosynthesis protein EgtB translates to MTIFAGEVSLEELQQQVLSTYQRVRGETECLAAPLSVEDMQLQSMPDASPTKWHLAHTSWFFETFILAQHLPKYQLFDPQFHHLFNSYYNSLGTPYARPQRGLISRPGVERIYAYRQFVDSAMEQLLNDHPFTSSISALLDLGLNHEQQHQELMLTDIKHALSMNPMAPAYSDSAPEDEAENVAPLRWLEIPGGFYGIGSDGEDFFFDNEGPAHQQFLPDFSIASRLVSNAEYLEFIEDGGYQQHRLWLSDGWSLIEKHAQKHPLYWRETDSGWQQYTLHGLQPINGYEPVHHLSFYEADAFATWAGKRLPTEFEWEAAACHLRQLNQLASANLLEKRYLKPLAAQNGQTQFLGDLWEWTSSAYLPYHGFKARRDAVGEYNGKFMCNQKVLRGGSFATPSDHIRISYRNFFYPHQAWQFTGVRLAGD, encoded by the coding sequence ATGACAATATTCGCAGGTGAAGTTTCTCTGGAAGAGTTACAGCAGCAGGTTCTTTCAACTTATCAAAGGGTGCGGGGGGAGACAGAATGTCTTGCTGCGCCTCTATCTGTCGAGGATATGCAGCTGCAATCAATGCCCGATGCCAGTCCAACCAAGTGGCATCTGGCGCATACCAGTTGGTTTTTTGAAACCTTTATACTCGCTCAGCATTTGCCCAAATACCAACTTTTTGATCCCCAGTTTCATCACCTTTTTAATTCCTATTACAACAGCTTGGGTACACCCTATGCCAGGCCACAGCGGGGCTTGATATCCCGCCCTGGAGTTGAGCGTATTTACGCCTATCGGCAGTTTGTAGACTCAGCCATGGAGCAGCTGTTAAATGACCACCCCTTTACCTCGAGCATCAGTGCACTGTTAGATCTCGGCCTCAATCATGAGCAGCAACATCAGGAGTTAATGCTGACGGATATCAAGCATGCACTTTCGATGAATCCAATGGCTCCCGCTTACAGTGATAGCGCCCCCGAAGATGAGGCAGAGAATGTAGCACCGTTACGTTGGCTGGAAATTCCCGGTGGATTTTATGGCATCGGTAGTGATGGAGAGGATTTCTTTTTTGATAATGAGGGGCCTGCACATCAACAGTTTCTGCCCGATTTTTCCATTGCTTCACGATTAGTGAGTAATGCTGAATACCTAGAATTTATCGAAGATGGAGGCTACCAACAACACCGGCTCTGGTTATCTGATGGTTGGTCGCTGATAGAAAAGCACGCCCAGAAGCATCCTTTATATTGGCGTGAAACCGATAGTGGCTGGCAACAATATACTTTACACGGTTTGCAGCCGATAAATGGTTATGAGCCTGTGCATCACCTGTCTTTTTATGAAGCAGATGCATTTGCCACCTGGGCCGGTAAAAGATTGCCCACTGAATTTGAATGGGAGGCGGCTGCCTGCCACCTTCGTCAACTAAATCAGCTTGCCAGTGCCAATTTACTGGAAAAGCGTTATTTGAAGCCTTTGGCTGCGCAAAATGGACAGACCCAATTCCTGGGTGACCTGTGGGAGTGGACCTCAAGCGCCTATTTGCCATACCACGGCTTCAAGGCCCGCAGGGACGCGGTTGGTGAATATAACGGTAAGTTTATGTGCAACCAGAAGGTCTTGCGTGGAGGGTCTTTCGCAACCCCATCTGATCATATCAGAATTAGTTATAGAAATTTCTTTTATCCACATCAAGCGTGGCAATTTACCGGTGTCCGATTGGCAGGAGACTAA
- the serS gene encoding serine--tRNA ligase has protein sequence MLDPKLIRTDMDQVAAALKKRGVELDTAKLEALEERRKELQVRTESLQNERNSKSKNIGRAKAAGEDIAPLLKEVESLGGELQNAKQALSELQEELDSILSAIPNLPDASVPEGESEDDNVEVRRWGQPRTFDFEVKDHVDLGSQLGGLDFEMAVKLTGSRFAVMSGEVARLHRALAQFMLDTHVEEHGYKETNVPVIVNSDSLYGTSQLPKFEEDLFKLTDERGFYMIPTAEVPLTNMYRDHIVEDSDSLPHKLVAHTTCFRSEAGSHGRDTRGMIRQHQFEKVELVWAARPDQSEEALETLTKNAEAILQKLNLPYRTVVLCGGDIGFAARKTYDIEVWIPSQDKYREISSCSLVGDFQARRMKARWRNPETGKPELLHTLNGSGLAVGRTLIAVLENYQREDGSIEVPEALRPYMRGQEVISAV, from the coding sequence ATGCTCGATCCCAAACTGATTCGCACGGATATGGACCAAGTGGCCGCAGCCTTGAAAAAGCGCGGTGTGGAACTGGATACTGCCAAACTGGAAGCCCTCGAGGAGCGCCGTAAAGAGCTGCAGGTGCGCACCGAGAGTTTGCAAAACGAGCGCAATAGCAAATCGAAAAATATCGGGCGGGCCAAGGCTGCCGGAGAAGATATTGCTCCTCTGCTCAAAGAAGTCGAGTCCCTCGGGGGCGAGCTGCAAAATGCTAAGCAGGCGTTGTCTGAGTTACAGGAAGAGTTGGATTCGATTCTCTCCGCGATTCCCAACCTACCAGATGCTTCTGTCCCTGAAGGCGAGAGTGAAGATGATAACGTGGAGGTGCGTCGCTGGGGGCAGCCGCGTACTTTTGATTTTGAGGTCAAAGACCATGTGGATCTGGGCTCTCAGCTCGGTGGTCTCGATTTCGAAATGGCGGTAAAACTCACTGGGTCGCGCTTTGCCGTGATGTCCGGTGAGGTGGCGCGCCTGCATCGCGCCCTTGCCCAATTTATGCTCGACACGCACGTTGAAGAGCATGGCTACAAAGAGACCAATGTACCGGTGATCGTCAACAGTGACTCCCTGTACGGAACCTCTCAGTTGCCAAAGTTTGAGGAAGACTTGTTCAAGCTCACCGATGAGCGCGGCTTTTACATGATTCCTACCGCGGAAGTGCCGCTGACCAATATGTATCGCGATCACATTGTTGAGGACAGCGATTCGCTGCCGCACAAACTGGTAGCGCACACAACCTGCTTCCGCTCCGAGGCCGGTTCACACGGCCGCGACACCCGTGGCATGATTCGCCAACACCAGTTTGAAAAAGTAGAACTGGTATGGGCCGCGCGCCCGGATCAGTCCGAAGAGGCGTTGGAGACCCTTACCAAAAATGCTGAGGCGATCCTGCAAAAGCTGAACCTGCCTTATCGCACTGTAGTGTTGTGTGGTGGTGATATCGGATTCGCTGCGCGTAAGACTTACGATATCGAAGTCTGGATTCCCTCCCAGGATAAGTACCGTGAAATCTCTTCTTGCTCCCTGGTTGGTGATTTCCAGGCACGCCGTATGAAGGCGCGCTGGCGCAACCCGGAAACCGGCAAGCCCGAGTTGTTGCACACACTAAACGGCTCCGGTTTGGCAGTGGGGCGCACCTTGATCGCGGTGCTGGAAAACTACCAGCGCGAGGATGGCAGTATCGAGGTGCCCGAAGCGCTGCGCCCCTATATGCGTGGCCAAGAGGTTATCTCCGCTGTCTAA
- the egtD gene encoding L-histidine N(alpha)-methyltransferase: MKAALSSVMENQLQNNEFLRDVLEGLGGNRKTLPCKYLYDEVGSRLFEEICDSSDYYLTRNEADIFAIHLDKIAERIGPEALLIEPGAGNCEKVEALLAALDSPKGYYPIDISPEILLDAERRIKNGLPGMQVWSEVGDFTQAAVWDNLINIPSRKRVVFFPGSTIGNFEPLEAECLLELFASNLSPGDGLVIGTDLVKDSVTLERAYNDSDHITEKFNLNLLQRINVELGADFDLSLFAHRAFYHSLRQRVEMHLVCLKSHSVSIADTKIEFIEGETIHTENSHKYSIAGFNSLLTRSGFEPVCFWQDPAETYVIHYAQAI, encoded by the coding sequence GTGAAAGCAGCCTTATCGTCAGTTATGGAAAATCAACTCCAAAATAATGAATTTCTAAGAGATGTTTTAGAGGGGTTGGGGGGTAATAGAAAAACATTGCCCTGCAAGTACTTATATGACGAAGTTGGCTCTCGTCTTTTTGAAGAAATATGCGATTCAAGTGATTACTATCTGACCAGAAATGAAGCAGACATATTCGCAATTCATTTGGATAAAATTGCAGAAAGAATTGGGCCCGAAGCTCTGCTAATAGAACCGGGGGCCGGAAACTGTGAAAAGGTAGAAGCGCTGCTTGCCGCATTGGATTCTCCCAAGGGCTATTATCCTATTGATATATCCCCTGAGATATTACTGGATGCCGAAAGGCGAATAAAAAATGGATTACCGGGGATGCAGGTATGGAGTGAAGTCGGGGACTTTACTCAGGCAGCTGTGTGGGACAACTTGATTAATATCCCTTCCCGAAAAAGGGTTGTCTTTTTTCCTGGGTCGACAATAGGTAACTTTGAACCACTGGAGGCGGAGTGTTTATTGGAGTTGTTCGCTTCCAACCTGAGCCCTGGTGATGGCTTGGTGATAGGTACAGATTTGGTTAAGGATTCAGTGACTTTAGAGCGGGCCTACAACGATAGTGATCATATCACTGAGAAATTTAATTTGAATCTCCTGCAGAGAATTAACGTCGAGCTAGGGGCGGATTTTGACCTGTCTCTGTTTGCGCATCGTGCATTTTACCACTCGTTGCGTCAGCGGGTGGAAATGCATCTGGTTTGCCTTAAGAGTCACAGTGTTTCGATTGCGGATACAAAGATAGAATTTATTGAGGGAGAAACGATTCATACTGAAAACAGCCATAAGTATTCTATTGCAGGCTTTAATAGCTTACTGACCCGTAGCGGGTTTGAACCTGTCTGCTTCTGGCAGGATCCCGCTGAGACTTATGTCATTCATTATGCCCAGGCCATATAG
- a CDS encoding penicillin acylase family protein, whose translation MYLLIATMVLIIVLLLAAWAWWRQSLPLLEGSIVTGQLSEPALIHRDQQGVVMIQSSDRNSSAFALGFLHAQERFFQMDLLRRSSAGELSELVGPAALKKDKKVRRHQFRKRAERNIEAMPETQRQLLDHYVRGVNFGLLHLGSKPWEYFLLGQDPRPWSAADSLLTTFSMYLTLQSEEGKFERRDTALADLLPQDLYTFYFPAGGIWDAPLIGEEEPISTIPETPISSLLDKNDPIAYQTMESDDKVYGSNNWVVGGALTEHGGAILANDMHLGLNVPNIWFRVGWNIPGTNRTIRGVTLPGGPIVVAGSNGAIAWGFTNTGADWGDLIPLELNSDATQYLTPDGWRDITLEEEIIKVKSAPDEALIVKKTIWGPVIGKDHRGTPLAYRWVAHDIPAGNMNLLQMESITTTSEALILGPAIGIPHQNLLVGDQKGNIGWTIAGPIPKRFGFDGSRSVSWAEGKTYWDGYLTTEEQPRIYNPANHRLWSANARTIDGNWLKIMGDHGYALGARQQQIRDNLLARQQFDEQSLLDIQLDDRAIFLQRWQQHLTEFLRGREGYSETYQLVQNWGGRASPDSVGYRIVRNYRLKFMELCTAPILTFMRKSQPNFSFGQLKRQFEYPIWTLTQEEPQHLLNPDFESWTALKLAALDQVLEKMSADGLPLLQQTWGEQNTASIRHPLARAISAIDWFTAMPEDQLAGDTHMPRFQSPTHGASERMVVSPGREEHGIFHMATGQSSHPLSPFFGKGHADWVEGNPSPLKEGESRYLLKLQ comes from the coding sequence ATGTATTTACTCATTGCAACTATGGTGCTCATTATTGTCCTCCTTCTTGCAGCCTGGGCTTGGTGGAGACAGAGCCTACCTCTACTCGAAGGTAGTATCGTCACTGGGCAACTGTCCGAACCCGCGCTCATACATCGGGATCAACAGGGTGTGGTAATGATCCAGTCCAGTGACCGCAATAGCTCCGCCTTTGCCTTAGGCTTTTTACATGCCCAGGAGCGCTTCTTCCAAATGGACCTATTGCGACGAAGCTCCGCGGGAGAGCTATCTGAACTGGTAGGCCCGGCAGCACTGAAAAAAGATAAAAAGGTGCGCAGGCATCAGTTTCGCAAGCGGGCCGAAAGGAATATTGAGGCAATGCCCGAGACGCAGCGCCAACTACTCGATCACTATGTACGCGGAGTAAACTTCGGACTGCTACATCTTGGCAGCAAGCCCTGGGAATATTTTCTTTTAGGGCAGGACCCCAGGCCCTGGAGCGCCGCCGACAGTCTGCTGACGACCTTTAGCATGTACTTAACACTGCAAAGTGAAGAGGGAAAATTCGAAAGGCGCGACACCGCTCTCGCCGATCTCTTACCGCAAGACCTTTACACATTCTACTTTCCTGCCGGAGGTATCTGGGATGCTCCGCTAATTGGCGAGGAGGAGCCTATTAGTACTATCCCAGAAACGCCAATTTCTTCATTGCTGGATAAAAACGATCCTATTGCCTACCAGACCATGGAAAGCGATGACAAAGTTTACGGCAGTAACAATTGGGTAGTTGGCGGGGCCTTAACTGAGCACGGTGGCGCCATCCTCGCTAATGACATGCATCTGGGGCTGAATGTACCCAATATCTGGTTTCGCGTAGGCTGGAATATTCCCGGGACTAACAGGACTATTCGCGGAGTTACCCTACCAGGAGGTCCGATCGTGGTGGCCGGAAGCAACGGCGCTATTGCCTGGGGCTTTACCAATACCGGGGCAGATTGGGGTGATCTTATTCCCCTGGAATTGAACTCAGATGCCACCCAATACCTGACCCCAGATGGCTGGCGGGATATCACTCTCGAAGAGGAAATTATCAAAGTAAAAAGTGCCCCCGATGAAGCACTCATAGTGAAGAAAACCATTTGGGGGCCTGTTATCGGGAAAGACCACCGTGGAACCCCTCTCGCCTATCGCTGGGTTGCTCACGATATCCCCGCTGGCAATATGAATTTATTGCAGATGGAATCTATCACTACCACCAGTGAAGCATTAATCCTTGGTCCGGCAATCGGCATACCTCATCAGAACCTTCTTGTAGGCGATCAGAAAGGCAACATTGGCTGGACAATCGCCGGGCCTATCCCCAAGCGGTTTGGCTTTGATGGCAGCCGCTCGGTAAGCTGGGCCGAGGGTAAAACCTACTGGGATGGCTATCTCACCACAGAGGAACAACCGCGAATTTATAACCCTGCCAATCATCGCCTGTGGAGTGCTAATGCCCGAACCATAGATGGAAATTGGCTGAAAATCATGGGCGATCACGGCTATGCCCTCGGAGCCCGCCAGCAGCAAATACGCGATAACCTACTCGCCCGCCAGCAGTTTGATGAACAATCTCTGTTGGATATTCAGCTGGATGACCGCGCCATTTTTCTGCAGCGCTGGCAGCAACACCTGACCGAATTCCTGCGAGGCCGGGAAGGTTACAGCGAGACTTATCAATTAGTACAGAACTGGGGAGGACGCGCCAGCCCCGACTCGGTTGGGTACCGTATTGTTCGCAATTACCGCCTTAAGTTTATGGAGTTGTGCACCGCCCCTATTCTTACTTTTATGCGCAAATCCCAGCCCAACTTTTCTTTCGGTCAATTAAAGCGTCAATTCGAATACCCGATCTGGACTCTCACACAAGAAGAACCTCAACACCTGCTCAACCCCGATTTTGAATCCTGGACAGCACTTAAATTAGCCGCACTTGATCAAGTTCTGGAGAAAATGTCGGCAGACGGACTCCCCCTGTTACAACAAACCTGGGGCGAACAAAACACGGCTTCTATCCGGCACCCACTAGCGAGAGCCATATCAGCCATAGATTGGTTTACCGCAATGCCCGAGGACCAACTGGCAGGGGATACCCATATGCCCCGCTTTCAATCCCCAACTCACGGTGCCTCAGAACGAATGGTTGTCTCACCTGGGCGGGAGGAGCACGGTATTTTCCATATGGCGACAGGGCAAAGCAGCCACCCGCTTTCCCCATTTTTTGGTAAAGGCCATGCCGACTGGGTAGAAGGAAATCCCTCCCCTTTAAAAGAGGGAGAAAGCCGCTACCTGCTCAAACTGCAATAA